The DNA window TGGCTTTGTGTCATAGGGATAACTCGTCACCCATGCATCAAGGGGGACAACCTCCCTCATTCTCCAGCCCCCTTTCATCCTTTCAGGCCAGGGATGGGCTCTGAAACACCCAGCCCTGTAAGCCCCGTGGCAATCGCTGCCCTCTCCCCTTGTTGCCTCCATCTGGCCCTGGCAGCCTCTTGGCCACCCAGTCCCATCATGATGCTGATGCTCACCCAATGTGCTGGGCTGAACCTCCTCACGATGACCGCGGGCCCGAAGGACCGGGCTGGATTCATGGAGCAGCCAGTGAAGTAGATCTGTCAGGGCAGAAAGGAGACCAGGTTAAAATGCATCATGTTGCTTAGGAGACACGACCAACTTTTCAGAAGCAGGGACTGAAACAGCCCCCAGCAAGTTTCTCTTGCAGAGAGGTGGGGACCTTCCCATCATCGTGGAGAAGAAGCTCCCCCGTATGTCCCATGTTGGCTCTTCCAATGCAGCTCTGTCTGGAGCCAACTGCACAAGAGTATTTTGGGGAGCCTCATCCTAGCGGGACCCTCTGCCCTGTCCTCCTGCCTGGACACTCACCCCCACCAAGTGGCCTACAGCGACGGAGAGCCCGATGGACAGTGCAGGGGAGCCCACGTTGCCGTTCCTCCGGTTGTCCGTGGATGCGAAGATGCACGCAGCCAGCTGGAAGGTGAGGATGATCTCCACCACAAGGGCCTGGCCCGCGGTTGTGTTGTTGTTGAGCTGGGAATCATTGAGAGCGACAATAATTAACCATCCCTGGGGCTTGGCATCACCGGGAGGGctcttaagtgctttgctggtgGATTTGGGTTGGCAAAGCCATGTACAAGAAGCCCCGCCAGGTTCCCTGCCCAGCCATGAGGCACAAGGTGCCGTGCTGGCCACTGCTTGGATTCACTGCTCCTTTccttgaaaaggaagaaattatctGTTTAATGCTCCaaaatctctctctcccccacGCCCCTCCCTTCATGGGGCTCTCCATGTCTCTCCATTTGCTTGTCTCTGCAACACTTGGTGCTTTACCATCAAATCCAACACTGAtttgtcccctgtccccctgtgtTTCTTTCCCCCTTGCTCGTTGCAAGCCATCATATCCTGactcttttcccctccactcTGTAGATCACCTACCCAAGAGGCTGGGGGGCAGCCGGCAGCCACTGCGGAGGGGCATGGGATGCAGGATGAGGGTTGGGGTGCAGCCATGGGGGTAAGATGGGCTGTTGCTGTCCCAGTGCCTCCGCACTAACCACTGGGGACTGTCAGATGGACTCGACCCCACTGGGCATGGGAAGGGCAAAGTGACCCCAGCCATAGCAGCTTGTTTTTTAGCTAAAGCTAACTGGTTTGGGACATGGAGCGTGTGGGAATAAGATGCATTGCAGCACCTCATCCTAGTGATTGAACCCTCTGCAATGCATCTGTGCTGCTCTGAGGGGTCCAGACCTGGCCATGGTTGGAGCAGTAGCTCCACTGCCCCATTTCAGTTGGTTTCCCAGCACTGCCCCAAGAGTTTGAGACGTGCTCCTCATCTCTACTTATCTCAGACATTCCCActgtctcctctcctcctccaagagcagcccctgcccctcaCAGCCTCTCCGTGCCCTCTTGCACattgctgcttcttcagctcttctccaccacctctctCCATCCACCTCTGTTTCCCAGCTTCCCCAACACACCGGTTACAGGGGGGGGGTTCTGCTCCCCCTGCCCATACTGGTTTGActgggctctgctccctgccctcccccctCCGTCCTGGCTCAGCTCCTATCCCGGCACTAATCTCCAGgtggagaggctgcagtcaaGAACATCTCAATGGTGCGGGTGACTCACTCAGTCCCTTAGGATAAAGGAAGCGCTtattaaaggaggaaaaaaacatgccaTTCATTACCCCACACAATAAAGCTGTCATGTCAATACTCTGCTGGCTACTTCGGTGTTTGCTCCTATCCCATTTCCATCCCTCTGTGCACGTAGGACAATGTGCCAAGACCAACCATCCTTATAGATTTGGCTGTCCAGGTTGGCACTGGCACCATCTCCTCACTCACAAGGAAATGAAAGCCCACACGGCAAGGCGAACCATCTCCAGGTAGGGAGACTTACCGCATTGATGGCCAGGTTGCCACGGGTATTGGCCGGTGTCACGCCGTAGAGGATGCCAGCCCCGGCGATGGCCCCTACCAGTTGGGCAATCACGTAGAAGAGCATGCGGAGGAAGGAGATCTGGTTCCCGACAAAGAAGGCAATGGTCACTGCTGGGTTGATGTGGGCGCCGCTGATGTGGCCAAACGCCTGCACCAGAGTACCGATGGCCAGGCCGAATGCCAATGAGATCTGAAGGATGCTGGGGAGGGCGGACGGCCACTTCAGGGCTGAGCCGAGGCCAATGAAGACGAAGATGAGTGTGGAGATGAACTCGACAAAGACGGATCGAGCAAAGGCCAGGGTTAATATTTCCTTCTTCATGGTGGGAGCGGGTGGAGGGCAGCtaggaaggaagaaagtttaggtttcctctgtctccaggctCTTCTATCTGCACCCAGTTGTAGGGCCATACCTATCTATATAtgcaagagcagcagggagctgtGTTACAAGGCGGTGGGTGGAGCCAGGGAATTAGCCAGTCCTCCCAAATTATCATGTGAAACTGGAAAAgtttccatctgaaaataacTTCAGAGCCTCTTGGTGAACCAGTGACTCAGATATTGGtggcatttctttctccttccctctgcaaaCAAAGAGCCCCTATAGGGTGTCTCCGTGGTCGTTAGATAACGCGGTTGCATAACGATGCAGtgctccctcctctgcttttcccttttaCTACCTCTCACCAGGTGCTGGGTGTTTCGTTAGCAGAGGTGTAGTTATATTCCCTTCCACTGTGTGCTTGCAGACTGGAGAGGACTGTGTTTTTGCCTGAAAAGTCTTGTTGCCGGTGTCGGGCTGGAGGAGCTCTCCTGGGGCAGGGCTCCTGGTGCATTCGATTAACGTGGGATGTTGAAACGTAAAGAAAAGTTAAGCACCTGGAGCTGCTCCCAGGCTGTCAAGGCAGCTCAGCTCCAGGAAACAAGTGGTTTGCAATCGTCCTGGGAACAGGGCAGGGTTTGGGGGATGCTTTGCCTGGCCGGGGAGCCGTAGACAAACCGGGGCTTCCTTGAGGTGCCTGGATGGAGGCTGAATGGGATGGCGTAGCTCAGATAAAGAGGGCTGATGGCTGCAGAGCCTGACTGTGGACCTCTttgctgcctttctgctttgctgctcctTACAGAGCATCGGGTGTGGGTTGGCAGTCGGGGGGTGCTCACTGCCTGTAGCCAGGGAGGGTGTATCCTACCCCTGTCATCTCCGGcgcttttcttttctttttgcctttcaagTTATTGCTCAATGAGGTCAATGGTTTTGCTCTTGGGAATGCCAGCACAAAGCTCCAGGCTTTGCATGGGCACAGGCCATGTTTGCGTGTCTCCTTTCATGTTCTCTCCATCCTAAATCTGTCCAGCTGCAAATCCttggctggcagggagcagaggggggagCTCTCGGCACTGTGCAACACGGAGCTCTTGGGGACTGAGGTTTTGGGGTGGAAAAAGGCTCTGGTGACACTTAACAATGAATTCTTGGTTCCCTCATAGTCCTTGCAGCCTTGTGCCaggactattttttttaaaatgggtttgggtgccagctctgctcttcttgCTTGGTTGATTGCATCTTGCCTTTCTCAAGTGATGCCACCTCTCCATGCCTAATGCAGCGAGCCCAGGCTGGGGTTATCCGTGGCTGCCACACGCCTCTGCAGAAGCAGTCACACTCCAGCACACAGTGAGCAAAGCTCTACATGCAAGAGATTGGTAAAATCATTTAAATACCTcttgaaactgaaaaagcaCTACAAAGTTGCATtcactgctgccttctgctgggtGCAGTCAGACCTGCACACATCCTCCGGGGTCAAAAGCTAGGAGGGATTCCTCTTCAGAGCAAGAAGAAGGGACTTCAGAGCCGAAAATAAATGAGCCTTTCTCTTCCAGCCGTACCCAAAGTCCTGAGCTCAGCAAACAGACCCAGAGAGTCTCAAGGGACGGAGGATCCGCTACAGCATTAATTCCTGATAGTGGTTTTCTCCTGGTTCCACCAATCCCAGGTAAGACTGCAGAGTTAAAGACCAGATCTCTTATCCTAGAAACACCTGGTCCGTTGGCGTGTTTTGGTGAAAGTTTTGCAAGCTGGTATTTCAAGACACCCTGGCCAGATTCCAGCTGGAGTAATTGCTTGCCACTTCCCTTCAGCCTTGCCTGTTGCTCCAGCTGGATAAAATGCGCCTTGTTCCCATCCTCCAAAAGCCTTTCGTAACGTGCCTGCCACAAGACCTCCCTCGGAGGTGGCCACATTTtgctggcagctgctctgcCGCACGCCTCTCTTTTAGTTATAAGGCAGTGTTGAGCCAAAAGATGCTCTCCCAGGCTCACGACTGTGGGTAATAACCTCCTAGCAAAATCCTCCGTCTTACTAGGACATATAGTCAAATGGGGAAAACTTCCGGAGAGAAATAAGATGTTTCTCTAACAACATGCCATGCAAAACCTATTTTCTCAAGGCTGTTTGCTAGACTTTCCTCTCTGGGGCATTCCTGCTTGGCTTCTCTGATGTCTAACCACGTTGAGAAGGAGTTGGGAggtctccttttcctctcctcgGCTGCGTGCCCTCCGAGGAGCTTGTATGAACCGAAAGTGCCTTTGTTGCGTCAAATTTAATTGTATTGGGCAAGATGTTGAGAAGGCGTTACGCAGGTCCCTGCTGACAGACGGACACCTACGTGGTGGGGTCACGCACGCCTTGTTTCACCTCTAGGCTTTTGGAGGAAAAGAGAcgaggaggtttttttttgcatcaccATCTGCTTGCGTTCTTTTTAAAGGCCAGGGATTACTTTGCTGGCCTGAGGCTGATGGTGGTTCCaccttctcctgccctggagcaATGAAGGTTTTGCTTCCCCTGGTAACCTGACTCAGCGCTTTGGAGTAAAAACCCCGTGAGCCTGAGTTTGGCTTTGGGGATGTCCCCACGTCCCTTGCTGCCATCCCAGCACCTTGGATTGAGAAGCGGGTCTTGCAGCTGCCACCCAGCCCTTGgtggctgctgtgctgagctgaGTGGTCACAGTGACCTCGTAACCTGTGAGCCTGTAAACAGGGATGATGCTATTTAAATGCTGAATAATGTTAATGCTTAATAACAGCATTGCTCTGCTCTTTGCTTAGAAATTACTTGACGGTCTCTAAAGTGTGCAAGTGGATGCAAATGCTTTGGGGCTGGTCTGCAATGGAAATGCCAGCATCCTTCTTAATTAATTTGCATTGAAATCATCATTAAATCGTCACGTGGGGATAATAATGTATATCAGGGAAAGCAAAGGGCCGGTTAGGAAAAAGACCTGTATGAGATCACACAGTGAGAAAGCTGGGCTTGAAACCCCAGCGTCCTGATTTTCAGGTCTAGCCCTTTCCAGCAAAGCCACCCACATCAGCAACATTAAGAGGCTGTGCTTCTGCTCATCTAGACAAATACTTTGAATTCTTATGGGCCAGCAGCCGTTTATCGGTGTCCTCAGGATTCAGATGGAGCTGTGTTTGGGGCAGTggtgtttttcctcttgaaatgtGTTTGCTGTGCAAATGTCTTCTTCACCATAAAGTCTCCTTTCAAGGAGCATGCGTGGGAACAAATGCTGAAATGATGTGGGGAGAGAGCTGCCACCAGGAAAAAGATCTGCCCTCTTCGCCTTGGCACCAGAGCGTGGGGCAGGTGGGATGGCATCCTGCCgtgcctgctgctgggagggaagGCATGGGGCTGGATGGAGAGAAGGGGACAGCTCTGGGGTGGAGGTGGTTGAGTTGCATCAAGGCAGAGGGGAACTAAAAGCAAGACCAGGGTCCAAAGCACCTATGAATGCTATAAATAATGTAACAGAGAGGAATCTGGAAActcttaaaagcagaaattctcACGTAATTACCTGGCTTCAAGAGCCCAGaactttggaaagcaaaatatggGTGACAATATGTGGACAGCTGGTTACCTCGGTGAATTGGAAAATCAGTTTTTCACTCCATTCTGTCTGTGAGTCCCAGAGCAAATGGATTGAGAAATTTCTCAACCTAAAAAGTTAGATAGCATATGCTGATTTAAAGAGACTCGGAGTGGTAGCATCTCCTGCTGCATCAGAGCTGGAGCTTAAGACTTGTGTACTGAGTGGTCTCTggtgtgatttttctttatggTGTTGGTGTTCGTGGAAAATCAGGCTGAAAATCAAAGCAGAGCCTCTGGTCTTGCACACAGACCCTTTGGCAGAGCCTTGTGAAATGGGACTTGCTGGGGATTTGGCTTCCCCCATGGAGCACCAGCCACCTTCTGAGAAGGTCTGTGGTCCTTTCCCAGACTATACCTGTCCCTACCTCCTCCTCTTGCCCTCCTGGATGGATTTagcctcccagcccctccttctGGAAAACATGATTGGGAAGTATTTCTACATATATAAATAGATCcataaaaataatgatgtgCCTGCATCCTAGGTAGGTCATGCCATTGCAAGGCAGGTGCCAGATGGGAGCTGAGTGCTCACATGGCCTTGAAGATCCAGATCTGGAGGATTTGTACAAGGTCAGGCCAAgaaattcagagcagaaaactCAGCTCTGATCTCCAAGGTTTAAGCTGGGCtgtgctctttttctctctgtcctacAAGTGTGAGCCTTTCTCTACGCTCTGCATTCTGTTTTCCAAGATACTGGTGGGTTTGCTGTGTCCAAGCCaggctgattttctttctgttttctcctagGTAAGGCACTTTCCCCATTTCCAGCCATGTGATGGAGAAACAATTCAGGTGCTGGGTTTGAGGTCTGTGCTCTCAGGACAGACTGTCTCAGCTTGCTTTGGAGCAGAGATTTGGATGGTTTTAGATTGCTCTCACTCGCCTCTAAACAAGGTAAAAAATCAGTAGGTAAGTGTTGCAACCCTCCTCCATGCTGAAACGAGGGAATGTCTCACCACTAACTACAAGACTCCTGTAAAAGACATCAGCATGCATGAGGGCAGTGGCAAATGGCTGATGTTGAAGGCACAGGAGCGTACAGAAGGGGATATTTCCTTTGCTTGAAAATACaactatattttatatttatatagatGTTCATTTTGAACATCTCTACCACCTTTTGCATCTGTCCTTCCTCCACCGGGTAGAGTTGATGTGTTGGGAAACATTGTGGTGCCTCAGTTTGCCACCATGCTGCGGAGCACCTCCCAGGATGCTGGTCTCAGCAGCCTCTCCAGCATGGCTCTCTGGGGAATAAGGTCTTGAGATATAGCCAGTGTTTGGGCTGTGTAGTTTTGGACCACTGGAGACCCAAAGGGATGaggagctcagcagagctggctgggggAATCATCTTAGGGAACTGTGTGATTGTGCCCTGGGTGACAACACAGTGGTCcaaatgctgcttctgtgaaaCCACATATTTCTGCTGAAGACATAGAGTGTTTTGGCATTTAATTGGTATCTTAAAGCAAAGGGATGGGCTGAATATGGCAGCCAAGCAGCAAGTAAATGTGTCTGGGCATGTCTTGAATTTTCACAGCACCCGAAGGATCCTACAGTGTTTTGCAGAACGAACACCCCAAGCCTCATCAGGCTGACAACCTCCAGAACTCAGAGGTGGGACAATGGGAGGTGAAGGAAAGCCTCATGGTCTCAAGTGATGGCAGGACATAAGAAGCAGTGTGATCTGAGACACATTGCACagtgattttcattttgatttcatGGTCGTACTATTTATCACAGGTCCATGATGAAGCTAGTAAAGGTTAATGCACGG is part of the Nyctibius grandis isolate bNycGra1 chromosome 11, bNycGra1.pri, whole genome shotgun sequence genome and encodes:
- the AQP5 gene encoding aquaporin-5 yields the protein MKKEILTLAFARSVFVEFISTLIFVFIGLGSALKWPSALPSILQISLAFGLAIGTLVQAFGHISGAHINPAVTIAFFVGNQISFLRMLFYVIAQLVGAIAGAGILYGVTPANTRGNLAINALNNNTTAGQALVVEIILTFQLAACIFASTDNRRNGNVGSPALSIGLSVAVGHLVGIYFTGCSMNPARSFGPAVIVRRFSPAHWVFWVGPILGACLAALLYFYILVPYCMNMSDRVAIVKGTYESEEEWEEQREERKKSMELTSP